A portion of the Rhodococcus pseudokoreensis genome contains these proteins:
- the hxlA gene encoding 3-hexulose-6-phosphate synthase produces MTKLQVAVDLLTTADALALTNKVAPYVDIIELGTPLIKSAGLSAISAIKAAHPDKEVFADLKTADAGFLEADLAFSAGADLVTVLGAAGDATIKGAVEAGQKHGKKVVADLIGVENRVERAREIAKLGVAFVEIHAGLDEQAQPGYSIQTLLDDGKIAGVPFSVAGGVKVDTIKAVRDAGADVAVAGGAIYSAADPAAAAKALKDALTK; encoded by the coding sequence ATGACGAAGCTGCAGGTAGCAGTCGACCTTCTCACCACCGCCGACGCGCTGGCCCTGACCAACAAGGTCGCCCCGTACGTCGACATCATCGAACTGGGCACCCCGCTGATCAAGAGCGCCGGCCTCAGTGCCATCAGCGCGATCAAGGCTGCGCACCCGGACAAGGAGGTCTTCGCCGACCTCAAGACCGCCGACGCCGGTTTCCTGGAGGCCGACCTCGCGTTCTCCGCCGGTGCCGACCTGGTCACCGTCCTCGGTGCCGCTGGTGATGCCACCATCAAGGGTGCTGTCGAGGCCGGTCAGAAGCACGGCAAGAAGGTCGTCGCCGACCTGATCGGTGTCGAGAACCGTGTCGAGCGGGCCCGCGAGATCGCCAAGCTCGGTGTCGCGTTCGTCGAGATCCACGCCGGTCTCGACGAGCAGGCCCAGCCCGGCTACTCCATCCAGACCCTGCTCGACGACGGCAAGATCGCCGGCGTCCCGTTCTCGGTCGCCGGTGGCGTGAAGGTCGACACCATCAAGGCCGTGCGCGATGCAGGTGCCGATGTCGCCGTCGCCGGTGGCGCCATCTACAGCGCTGCCGACCCGGCCGCTGCAGCGAAGGCACTCAAGGACGCACTCACCAAGTAG
- the hxlB gene encoding 6-phospho-3-hexuloisomerase gives MTVTIEDTRTRFDDGRRIVLNENERLLNSVAAEQWDRAGALITSASAVFVIGNGRSGLAVQMAAMRLMHLGLRVHVAGEVTAPAVGSGDVLIAVSGSGTTASVIGAADTARKVGASVVAVTTAAESPLAQRADEILVLPAADKQDHSAAITAQYAGSLFEQSVLLAFDALFQALWSHADQTAERLWERHANIG, from the coding sequence ATGACCGTCACCATCGAAGACACTCGAACACGGTTCGACGATGGGCGTCGCATCGTGCTGAACGAGAACGAGCGGCTGCTCAATTCCGTTGCCGCCGAACAGTGGGACCGTGCCGGCGCGCTGATCACCTCTGCCAGCGCGGTGTTCGTGATCGGCAACGGACGCAGCGGCCTGGCCGTGCAGATGGCCGCGATGCGCCTGATGCACCTCGGCCTGCGCGTCCACGTGGCCGGTGAGGTCACCGCCCCCGCCGTCGGATCGGGCGACGTCCTGATTGCCGTGTCGGGGTCCGGGACCACCGCCTCGGTCATCGGCGCCGCCGACACCGCCCGGAAGGTCGGCGCCTCCGTCGTCGCGGTCACCACCGCCGCCGAGTCGCCGCTCGCGCAGCGGGCCGACGAGATCCTCGTGCTCCCGGCGGCCGACAAGCAGGACCACAGCGCCGCCATCACCGCGCAGTACGCGGGCAGCCTGTTCGAGCAGTCCGTCCTCCTCGCCTTCGACGCGCTGTTCCAGGCGCTGTGGTCGCACGCGGACCAGACCGCCGAACGGCTGTGGGAACGCCACGCCAACATCGGCTGA
- the zwf gene encoding glucose-6-phosphate dehydrogenase, protein MTVSEVQQSVPLASEVGGRVGGELVIGDIGPVADLSSLVIFGITGDLARKKLVPAIYDLAHCGQLPAGFDLVGFARDTSRSEPVLRESVIAHARRPFDPAVWQALTQRIHLVEGSFDDPGAFTRLASLLTVLDQRRGKPDNYAFYLSVPPSAFATVCGQLAVVGLNRPTHGWRRVVVEKPFGHDLPSSRALEVVLAQHFPPSSIYRIDHYLGKETVQNILALRFANGMFEPLWNNRHIDHVQITMAESVGVTGRAGYYDGVGAARDVIQNHLLQLLALIAMEEPVGFDADSIAAEKVKILSATELLGPLDETSARGQYGPGIDDTVLVPGLTEEDGFPADSATETFAALTVGITTRRWAGVPFYIRTGKRLARRTTEIAVTFTPPAHGSPAARAAGVSNVLVFRVQPDDGIELHIGAKRPGGGMQIQPVSLGMDFRSVFDPAPEAYERLIGDVLRGDGTLFPRRAEVEHSWRIIDPLLQHWATHGGPDTYPAGTSGPASADDILSRSGRVWRTL, encoded by the coding sequence GTGACCGTGTCTGAAGTGCAGCAGAGCGTCCCGCTCGCAAGCGAGGTCGGTGGCCGCGTCGGCGGGGAACTGGTGATCGGTGACATCGGCCCCGTGGCCGACTTGTCTTCGCTGGTGATCTTCGGCATCACCGGTGATCTGGCCCGCAAGAAACTGGTTCCCGCCATCTACGATCTCGCTCATTGTGGTCAGCTACCCGCGGGGTTCGACCTCGTCGGATTCGCCCGCGACACCTCGCGGAGCGAGCCGGTGTTGCGGGAGTCGGTGATCGCTCACGCGCGGCGGCCGTTCGACCCCGCGGTCTGGCAGGCCCTGACGCAGCGGATCCATCTGGTCGAGGGGTCGTTCGACGATCCGGGCGCATTCACGCGGCTGGCTTCGCTGTTGACCGTCCTCGATCAGCGCCGCGGCAAGCCGGACAATTACGCCTTTTACCTGTCGGTCCCGCCCTCCGCGTTCGCCACCGTGTGCGGCCAGCTTGCGGTCGTCGGGTTGAACCGGCCCACACACGGGTGGCGACGGGTGGTGGTCGAGAAGCCGTTCGGTCACGACCTGCCGAGCTCCCGGGCGCTCGAGGTCGTACTGGCCCAGCATTTTCCGCCGTCGTCGATCTACCGCATCGACCACTACCTGGGCAAGGAAACGGTACAGAACATCCTCGCGCTGCGGTTCGCGAACGGGATGTTCGAACCGCTGTGGAACAACCGGCACATCGACCACGTGCAGATCACGATGGCCGAGAGTGTCGGCGTGACCGGACGGGCCGGCTATTACGACGGCGTCGGCGCCGCCCGCGACGTCATCCAGAACCACCTGCTCCAGTTGCTGGCGTTGATCGCGATGGAGGAACCCGTCGGCTTCGACGCCGACAGCATCGCCGCCGAGAAGGTCAAGATCCTTTCCGCCACCGAGCTACTCGGCCCCCTGGATGAGACGTCGGCCCGCGGCCAGTACGGGCCCGGCATCGACGACACCGTTCTGGTTCCGGGTCTGACGGAGGAGGACGGGTTCCCTGCCGACTCGGCGACCGAAACCTTCGCCGCCCTGACCGTCGGGATCACCACCCGCCGCTGGGCGGGGGTGCCGTTCTACATCCGCACCGGAAAACGGCTGGCGCGCAGGACCACCGAGATTGCGGTCACGTTCACGCCGCCCGCTCACGGGTCGCCCGCGGCCCGCGCCGCCGGGGTCTCGAACGTGCTGGTCTTCCGCGTCCAACCCGACGACGGGATCGAATTGCACATCGGCGCCAAGCGCCCGGGCGGTGGCATGCAGATCCAGCCGGTGAGCTTGGGCATGGACTTCCGGTCGGTGTTCGATCCGGCGCCGGAGGCATATGAGCGGCTGATCGGTGACGTCCTCCGCGGGGACGGAACACTGTTCCCCCGCCGCGCGGAAGTCGAGCACTCCTGGCGGATCATCGACCCCCTGCTGCAGCACTGGGCCACGCACGGCGGGCCGGATACCTACCCGGCGGGCACCTCGGGCCCCGCTTCCGCCGACGACATCCTGAGCCGCTCCGGCCGGGTGTGGCGCACGCTCTAG
- the gnd gene encoding phosphogluconate dehydrogenase (NAD(+)-dependent, decarboxylating), translating into MRRLSVSERRAAKALGRATSSGSPSGQVNRASHGTTHRAGTRRIDGESETVTMKLGLVGLGRMGSNMRERLREKGHDVLGYDPNPDVSDVRSLEELVEALPEPRAVWVMVPAGAPTRQVIEHLSRLLAPGDVVVDGGNSRFTDDKVNAALLAEYDVRYVDCGVSGGVWGRQNGYALMAGGHEEDITRLLPIFDALRPDGDRADSFVHAGGIGAGHYAKMVHNGIEYGLMQAYAEGYELLAAEESIADVPAVLRAWSQGTVVRSWLLDLLVQALSEDPGLSSISGYTEDSGEGRWTVEEAIAHAVPAPVITAALFSRFASRQDDSPAMKAVSALRRQFGGHAVRSAEPVEVA; encoded by the coding sequence ATGCGTCGGCTATCAGTGTCGGAGCGGCGAGCCGCGAAAGCACTTGGCCGGGCGACCAGTAGCGGCTCCCCATCCGGTCAGGTGAACCGGGCGTCGCACGGTACTACACATAGAGCAGGTACTCGACGGATCGACGGCGAAAGTGAAACGGTGACGATGAAACTCGGTTTGGTAGGGCTCGGTCGGATGGGATCGAACATGCGCGAACGTCTGCGTGAGAAGGGGCACGACGTCCTCGGCTACGATCCGAATCCCGACGTCAGCGACGTCCGCAGCCTCGAGGAACTCGTCGAGGCCCTTCCCGAACCCCGGGCTGTGTGGGTGATGGTGCCTGCCGGCGCGCCCACCCGTCAGGTGATCGAGCACCTCTCCCGGCTCCTCGCCCCCGGCGACGTGGTCGTCGACGGCGGCAACTCCCGGTTCACCGACGACAAGGTGAACGCAGCCCTGCTCGCCGAATACGACGTCCGCTACGTCGACTGCGGCGTCTCCGGCGGCGTCTGGGGACGTCAGAACGGGTATGCCCTGATGGCCGGTGGCCACGAAGAGGACATCACAAGGCTGCTACCGATTTTCGACGCCCTCCGTCCCGACGGGGACCGTGCGGACTCGTTCGTCCATGCCGGCGGCATCGGCGCCGGGCACTACGCGAAGATGGTGCACAACGGGATCGAATACGGGCTCATGCAGGCGTACGCCGAAGGCTACGAACTCCTCGCGGCCGAAGAATCCATCGCCGACGTCCCGGCGGTGCTGCGGGCCTGGTCGCAGGGCACCGTGGTGCGCTCCTGGCTGTTGGACCTCCTCGTCCAGGCCCTGTCCGAAGACCCGGGGCTGAGCTCGATCTCCGGGTACACCGAGGACTCGGGTGAGGGCCGGTGGACCGTCGAGGAGGCGATCGCCCACGCCGTCCCCGCCCCCGTGATCACCGCGGCACTGTTCTCCCGGTTCGCGTCCCGTCAGGACGACTCCCCGGCGATGAAGGCGGTCTCCGCGCTGCGCCGGCAGTTCGGTGGGCACGCCGTCCGCAGCGCCGAGCCTGTCGAGGTCGCGTGA
- a CDS encoding aldehyde dehydrogenase family protein codes for MQNTRKFYIDGEWVEPIGTDTLDVVNPATEKAIASIALGDEKDVDRAVTAARTAFDSYASTTRADRIELLSRVIEVYGRRMNDLATTITREMGAPAGLAATAQAPCGMAHLAAALDALRGYEFEEKVGTTTVVHEPVGVCAFITPWNWPVNQIAAKVAPALAAGCTMVLKPSEIAPLNAIIFAEILHEAGVPAGVFNLVHGDGPTVGAALSRHPDVDMVSFTGSTRAGVDVARNAAPTVKRVAQELGGKSANIVLVDADFDEVITRDVMGVVVNAGQSCNAGSRILVPSDRMNEACAIAKAAAENIVVGPPDAEGTTVGPLVSQAQFDKVQRLIQTGIDEGATLVAGGVGRPDGLSAGYFVRPTVFANVTNDMTIAREEIFGPVMMLIGYEDEADAIRIANDTTYGLSGMVSSRDPQRARNVARKLRTGMVHVNGAPLAFDAPFGGYKQSGNGREFGKFGLAEYLEAKAIFGDNED; via the coding sequence ATGCAGAACACCCGCAAGTTCTACATCGACGGCGAGTGGGTCGAGCCGATCGGCACCGACACACTCGACGTCGTCAACCCTGCGACGGAGAAGGCCATCGCCTCCATCGCGCTGGGCGACGAGAAGGACGTCGACCGAGCCGTCACGGCCGCACGCACAGCCTTCGACAGTTACGCGTCGACGACACGCGCCGACCGAATCGAGTTGCTGAGCAGGGTCATCGAGGTCTACGGGCGGCGAATGAACGACCTCGCCACGACCATCACCCGGGAGATGGGCGCACCGGCGGGACTCGCCGCGACCGCTCAGGCGCCGTGCGGCATGGCACACCTCGCCGCGGCCCTCGATGCGCTCCGCGGGTACGAATTCGAGGAGAAGGTCGGCACCACAACCGTCGTGCACGAACCGGTCGGCGTGTGCGCGTTCATCACACCGTGGAATTGGCCCGTCAATCAGATTGCCGCGAAAGTCGCACCCGCGCTGGCGGCCGGCTGCACGATGGTGCTGAAGCCGTCCGAGATCGCGCCACTCAATGCGATCATCTTCGCCGAGATCCTTCACGAAGCGGGTGTCCCGGCCGGTGTGTTCAACCTTGTTCACGGTGACGGACCTACCGTCGGCGCCGCCCTGTCGAGGCACCCGGACGTCGACATGGTGTCGTTCACCGGATCGACCCGCGCCGGTGTCGACGTCGCGCGGAATGCCGCACCGACCGTGAAACGTGTCGCGCAGGAACTCGGCGGCAAGTCGGCGAACATCGTGCTGGTCGACGCGGACTTCGACGAGGTCATCACCCGGGACGTGATGGGCGTGGTCGTCAATGCGGGCCAGTCCTGTAACGCGGGCTCTCGGATCCTGGTCCCGTCGGACCGCATGAACGAAGCCTGCGCGATCGCGAAGGCGGCTGCCGAGAATATCGTCGTCGGGCCTCCCGACGCCGAGGGAACGACCGTGGGTCCCCTTGTGTCACAAGCACAATTCGACAAGGTTCAGCGTCTGATCCAGACGGGCATCGACGAGGGCGCAACGCTCGTCGCAGGCGGTGTCGGCCGCCCGGACGGACTCTCCGCCGGATACTTCGTCCGGCCCACCGTCTTTGCGAACGTCACGAACGACATGACCATCGCACGGGAGGAGATCTTCGGTCCCGTGATGATGTTGATCGGCTACGAGGACGAGGCCGACGCAATCCGCATCGCGAACGACACCACGTACGGGCTCTCGGGCATGGTCTCCTCGCGCGATCCACAGCGCGCACGGAACGTCGCCCGGAAACTGCGAACCGGGATGGTCCACGTCAACGGGGCACCGCTGGCCTTCGATGCGCCCTTCGGCGGCTACAAACAATCGGGGAACGGCCGCGAGTTCGGCAAATTCGGCCTCGCCGAGTACCTCGAAGCCAAGGCCATCTTCGGCGACAACGAGGACTGA
- a CDS encoding LuxR C-terminal-related transcriptional regulator: MRAVITGPLPDIAARFSRYLTSLWSHEALVIFTCECTGRPRKVAGNREIVDRVTIDELDALKKSTDLGTVVDGVHILGGARRPLWVVRDATDTLLVIVPKRVQPEPPDPDLIVALFGFVATSIRQQVAQASPDYLAESRAASSERARTIAELTEIHDATLSSILGTLRSNDLDDRRSRITASETASAALIALRSAGDADRALSEEAVTTAFARLQGELRPLLRHCEVEIDYVEPPADGRPLPGEIAHAARAMVRTIVLAFGAQPVLARLRVAWDCDGDNVLLEVRDQGSGAIDGSALTRQLAGRLHTLRGRVDIESIAGWGSRVSLVIPLDPPAARPDEHLLSTLNPRELEVLAHLTVGKRNKAIASELGISESTVKFHVASVLQKLDVTNRGEAGAIGIRAGISPDATMVTGARR; encoded by the coding sequence ATGCGCGCGGTGATCACGGGCCCGCTGCCGGACATCGCGGCGCGCTTCTCCCGGTATCTGACCTCGCTGTGGTCCCATGAGGCGCTGGTGATCTTCACGTGTGAATGCACCGGGCGACCACGGAAGGTCGCCGGGAACCGGGAGATCGTCGACCGCGTCACCATCGACGAACTCGACGCCCTGAAGAAGTCGACCGACCTCGGCACGGTTGTCGACGGGGTCCACATTCTCGGAGGGGCCCGGCGCCCGCTCTGGGTGGTGCGCGATGCCACCGACACCTTGCTGGTCATCGTGCCGAAGAGGGTGCAACCGGAACCGCCCGACCCGGACCTGATCGTCGCCCTGTTCGGGTTCGTCGCCACCTCGATCCGTCAGCAGGTCGCGCAGGCCAGCCCCGACTACCTCGCCGAGTCCCGCGCCGCGTCCAGTGAACGGGCCCGCACCATCGCCGAACTCACCGAAATTCACGACGCCACCCTGTCCTCGATCCTGGGGACACTGCGATCCAACGACCTCGACGATCGCCGCTCCCGCATCACCGCGAGTGAGACGGCGTCGGCGGCGTTGATCGCGCTGCGGTCGGCGGGCGACGCCGACCGCGCCCTCTCCGAGGAGGCGGTGACCACCGCGTTCGCCCGGTTACAGGGAGAGCTACGTCCGCTGCTGCGGCATTGCGAGGTCGAGATCGACTACGTCGAGCCCCCGGCGGACGGGCGACCGCTCCCGGGCGAGATCGCGCATGCGGCCAGGGCCATGGTCCGCACCATCGTCCTGGCGTTCGGGGCGCAACCGGTGCTGGCCCGGCTACGGGTCGCATGGGACTGCGACGGCGACAACGTGCTGCTCGAAGTTCGCGACCAGGGCTCCGGAGCGATCGACGGCAGCGCCCTCACCAGGCAACTGGCCGGGCGACTACACACCCTGCGCGGCCGCGTCGACATCGAGAGCATCGCCGGGTGGGGTAGTCGGGTGTCGCTCGTGATTCCGCTGGATCCCCCGGCCGCTCGCCCGGACGAGCACCTGTTGTCCACCCTCAATCCCCGGGAACTCGAAGTCCTCGCGCACCTGACGGTCGGCAAACGCAACAAGGCCATCGCCTCCGAACTGGGCATCAGCGAGAGCACGGTCAAGTTTCACGTCGCCAGCGTGCTGCAGAAACTCGACGTCACCAACCGCGGCGAGGCCGGTGCGATCGGAATTCGCGCCGGCATTTCGCCCGACGCGACGATGGTCACCGGCGCGCGCCGCTAG
- the pgi gene encoding glucose-6-phosphate isomerase: MTATSVSPSITAFLEWQRLQDHYSDIASVHLRELFGTDPRRGADLTVTAGDLFIDYSMSRIDRDTVPLLAALARAAGLEDHRDCMLRGNQVNTTENRPALHTALRLPPSAELSVDGRDVVADVHRVLDRMADFTDRVRSGRWRGATGRRITTVVNIGIGGSDLGPRMVCQALRPYSHPDLSVRFVSNVDPADLLAALDGLDPATTLFVVASKTFTTIETLTNATAARSWVTGALGEDAVDRHFVAVSTNAAKVAEFGIDPANMFEFWDWVGGRYSIGSAIGLPVMLAIGRGAFGDFLAGMHTVDRHFATTPLESNAPVLLALLGFWYSNFFVAETRAVLPYANDLAALPAYLQQLAMESNGKSVQLNGTPTDVSTGAIWWGEPGTNGQHAFYQLLHQGTRLVPVDFLGFAEPAGDLPLSDGSGSMHDVLVSNLLAQRRVLAFGRTPADLAADGVREDLIPHKVMAGNRPSTTILAPELSPGVLGQLIALYEHQVFTEGVLANINSFDQWGVELGKDQALQLHRAVGGDGVAEGVDSSTESIVQWYRAIRDGSPRT; the protein is encoded by the coding sequence GTGACCGCGACGTCCGTATCACCGAGCATCACAGCGTTTCTCGAATGGCAACGGCTGCAGGACCACTACAGTGACATCGCCTCGGTGCATCTGAGGGAATTGTTCGGCACCGACCCCCGGCGCGGCGCGGATCTGACGGTCACCGCCGGTGATCTGTTCATCGACTACAGCATGAGCCGCATCGACCGCGACACGGTGCCGCTGCTCGCCGCGCTGGCTCGTGCCGCCGGCCTCGAGGACCACCGCGACTGCATGCTTCGCGGAAACCAGGTCAACACCACGGAGAACCGGCCCGCCCTGCACACCGCGTTGCGGCTGCCGCCATCTGCGGAACTGTCTGTGGATGGGCGCGACGTCGTCGCCGACGTGCATCGGGTGCTCGACCGGATGGCCGACTTCACCGACCGGGTGCGCAGCGGCCGGTGGCGGGGTGCCACCGGCCGGCGCATCACCACCGTCGTCAACATCGGAATCGGCGGCTCCGACCTCGGCCCGCGGATGGTGTGCCAGGCGCTGCGCCCCTACTCCCACCCCGATCTGTCGGTGCGGTTCGTCTCCAACGTCGATCCGGCAGACCTGCTGGCTGCCCTCGACGGCCTCGACCCCGCGACCACCCTGTTCGTCGTCGCGTCGAAGACCTTCACGACGATCGAGACCCTTACCAATGCCACTGCGGCCCGGTCCTGGGTCACCGGCGCGCTCGGGGAGGATGCGGTCGACCGGCATTTCGTCGCCGTGTCCACCAACGCGGCGAAGGTGGCCGAGTTCGGCATCGACCCGGCCAACATGTTCGAGTTCTGGGACTGGGTCGGCGGCCGCTACTCGATCGGCTCGGCAATCGGCCTGCCGGTGATGCTCGCGATCGGACGAGGTGCGTTCGGCGACTTCCTCGCCGGCATGCACACCGTGGACCGGCATTTCGCGACGACGCCGCTCGAGTCGAACGCACCGGTTCTGCTCGCTCTGCTGGGCTTCTGGTATTCGAACTTCTTCGTCGCCGAGACCCGGGCGGTCCTGCCCTACGCCAACGACCTCGCAGCCCTGCCCGCGTATCTGCAGCAACTCGCGATGGAATCGAACGGCAAGTCCGTGCAGCTGAACGGAACGCCGACCGACGTCTCCACCGGGGCGATCTGGTGGGGTGAGCCCGGCACCAACGGGCAGCACGCCTTCTACCAGCTCCTGCACCAGGGCACCCGCCTGGTCCCGGTCGACTTCCTCGGATTCGCCGAACCGGCCGGCGATCTGCCGCTGAGCGACGGCAGCGGCAGCATGCATGACGTTCTGGTCAGTAACCTGCTCGCCCAGCGCAGAGTACTCGCATTCGGCCGTACCCCCGCGGATCTCGCCGCCGACGGGGTCCGCGAAGACCTGATTCCCCACAAGGTGATGGCGGGGAACCGTCCGTCGACCACAATTCTCGCGCCCGAGCTGAGTCCCGGCGTGCTCGGCCAGCTGATCGCGCTCTACGAGCACCAGGTCTTCACCGAAGGTGTGCTGGCCAACATCAATTCGTTCGACCAGTGGGGCGTCGAACTCGGCAAGGATCAAGCCCTGCAACTACACCGGGCAGTCGGTGGGGACGGGGTCGCCGAGGGAGTGGACAGTTCCACCGAATCGATCGTGCAGTGGTACCGGGCAATCCGCGACGGCTCCCCGCGGACGTGA
- a CDS encoding NAD(P)/FAD-dependent oxidoreductase — MDSRCAWDDDPVVAAWAGLPRLESRVTADACVVGLGGSGLAAVEELTARGLTVVGLDSGRVASGAAGRNGGFLLGGPAVFLHSSVAEWGAASVDLYRATLAELDHLADVLGPDVITRTGSIRLAGLPGDPVDDAEAAERAAELKDCANLAQALRDNDIAVETYDGELGQGIFLPDDAATNPSRRVLGLASILRNSASLYENSPVTALEPGVVHTAHGTVSAPVILVAVDGRLEQVLPELAGRVRTARLQMLGTAPGLPPRLPCPVYGRWGYDYAQQSADGRLLVGGGRDLFADAEWTSDTEPTRPVQSHIERVAERMAGRPVSVTRRWAASVGFTPDGRPLCCEVRSGVFAVGGYNGTGNLVGPVAARAAVALALDGIAPPSYLVASVAN, encoded by the coding sequence GTGGATTCACGGTGCGCGTGGGACGATGACCCGGTCGTGGCGGCGTGGGCCGGGTTGCCGCGGTTGGAATCACGCGTGACCGCGGATGCGTGCGTCGTCGGGCTCGGTGGTTCCGGTCTCGCCGCCGTCGAGGAACTGACGGCCCGCGGACTCACGGTCGTCGGCCTCGATTCCGGTCGCGTTGCCTCGGGCGCGGCCGGACGGAACGGCGGATTCCTGCTGGGTGGTCCGGCGGTGTTCCTGCATTCGTCGGTCGCCGAGTGGGGTGCGGCGTCGGTGGACCTGTACCGGGCGACGCTCGCCGAACTCGACCACCTCGCCGACGTCCTGGGCCCCGACGTGATCACGCGAACCGGGTCGATCCGGCTGGCCGGACTCCCCGGCGATCCCGTCGACGACGCCGAGGCCGCCGAGCGGGCAGCAGAACTGAAGGACTGCGCCAACCTCGCACAGGCACTGCGGGACAATGACATCGCAGTCGAAACCTACGACGGGGAACTGGGGCAGGGGATATTCCTGCCCGACGACGCGGCGACGAACCCGTCGCGCCGAGTACTGGGTCTCGCATCGATACTGCGGAATTCGGCCAGTCTGTACGAGAATTCGCCGGTCACCGCACTCGAGCCCGGAGTCGTGCACACCGCGCACGGCACGGTGAGCGCACCGGTGATTCTGGTGGCCGTGGACGGGAGGCTCGAGCAGGTACTTCCGGAACTAGCCGGCCGAGTCCGCACCGCGCGACTGCAGATGCTCGGCACCGCACCCGGACTGCCGCCGCGGCTGCCGTGCCCTGTGTACGGGCGGTGGGGATACGACTACGCCCAGCAATCCGCCGACGGCCGACTGCTGGTCGGCGGTGGCCGCGACCTGTTTGCCGACGCCGAGTGGACGTCCGACACGGAGCCGACCCGGCCGGTGCAGTCCCACATCGAGAGGGTGGCCGAACGGATGGCCGGCCGACCGGTGTCGGTGACACGGAGATGGGCGGCGTCCGTCGGCTTCACTCCCGACGGTCGTCCCCTGTGCTGCGAGGTGCGTTCCGGCGTCTTCGCGGTCGGAGGGTACAACGGAACCGGCAACCTGGTCGGGCCCGTCGCCGCCCGGGCCGCGGTCGCACTGGCGCTGGACGGAATCGCGCCGCCGAGCTATCTGGTTGCGTCGGTGGCCAACTGA